TATCAATCCGTCCGTTCAGTTGAATACCAATGTGTATTATATGCGTTATAAGGACCAATTGGTCCTTACAGGTGAATTAAATGATGTTGGAGCTCCATTGCGGGCCAATGTTGGGGACAGTTACCGATTGGGATTGGAGATAGACGCCAGATTTTCCCTGGGCAATAAATGGTTTTTACAGCCCAATGTTGCGTTGAGCAGCAACAAAAACATTGACTTTATCTTTCAGCGAGATGGTGAAATCCAGAATTTGGGCAATACCAATATTGCCTATTCGCCAAATGTGGTGGCTGGCAATATTTTGGGATACATGCCCCATGCCAATTGGCAATTTTCCCTATTGTCCAAATACGTTAGTGAGCAATATATGGGCAATATAGATGCTGAAGGTTCCATTTTGGAAGCCTATTCCCAAACGGATTTAAACATTCAATATACCTGGCAGGCCAACTCATTTATCAAGAGTATCGTATTCTCAGGTCTGGTGAACAATATTTTTGATCAAGACATTGTGTCCAATGGCTTTTTCTTCACTTTTGATGACGATTCTATTAACCCGGGTACCGTAACCACAGTGGAAGGAGCTGGATTTTATCCCCAGGCTGGGATTAACTTTTTGTTGGGAGCAACTGTAAACTTTTAAATAAAAGGGATGTTGGACCAGGTTAAACTTGAAATAGATGAATATGGTTTGGTAAGGACCAACATCCCGGTATTTTCAGATATTGAACTAAGAGCGGCACTCGTTACATTTGTTAAACGAACTTGGGATTATCGTAAGACCTACTTGCAAAAAGAATTAAAAGTCGCTTTTGATGGATATTCTTACCTCGGACAAGAAGATAGTCTTAACCAGTATTCCTTTGATCAGTTACATTCTTTTGTTATTTCCGACCTCTTACCATATTCCAGTTTTCCAAAAGAATTCCATACGTTTCTTTTGCAAGAATGGGAACCAATGGTTCAGTTTTTGACAGGACTGCAAGAATTGCTTTTAAGAAAATTTAATATAGAGCACTTAAAAGGAGAGTTACGTAATAATATGGGCTATATGGCCAGTTGCAACTATTATCCTTCATTGTCCGATAAAAAAATAAAAGGTCAGCGTCTGTCCACTCATAGAGATGTTTCGTTTTTTACGGTTTTTCCATTTGGCCTAGATCGGGGATTAGTTATGCAAAAGGATGGCCAAAAACAAAATGTGGGAGTAATGGAAAGGGTTTTTGCGTTTCCCGGATATATGGCAGAGGTTATGACAGAAGGCAAGATAAAGGCATTGGACCACTATGTAGAAGAATCAAAAAGACCAAACAAGGAACGGTTTAGTTTTGCATTTTTCTCAATACCTAGACCTGAAGCCGTCATTAACTTCCCAAAAGGCGAGATGGATGGGAAGGACTATTACAAGCAATACCTTTCACTTTTTTAATCATACATTTATTTTGGATTTAGGTATTGAAATTGCATCCATAGCCCTGGCCTTGACCTATCTTTTCTTTTTAATGCGGCAAAATAAAATCTGTTGGTTTTTTGGTATTGCCTCTTCACTTTTGGGCATTGTCCTCTTTTACAAAACTGCCCTTTATTCTGAAGCCTTGTTGTATGTCTACTACGTCATCATTGGGATATATGGATATATATTATGGTCAAAAAAAAGGGATAGGGAAGCACTTAGTGTTACTTGGTTAAAATCAAGGCCCCTATTAATTTTTCTGGGGTTAAGTATTATTGGTGGCCTTGTCCTGGGCTTTTGGTTCAAAAACTACACCAATGCTGACTTACCCTATTTTGATGCTTTTACCACTTCATTTAGTTTCATGGCCAGTTATTTAGAGGCTAAAAAGTATATTAACGCTTGGGTGTTTTGGATATTCATTAATGGGGCCAATATTGCACTTTATGGGACAAAGTTGCTCTATGGTTATGCTATATTGGCGTTTATCTATTTTGTTTTCTCTGTAATTGGATATGTGCAGTGGAAGAAATCGTATCAACTTAAATTCCATTGAGGCCCTATTTTATTTTGCGCTACCTTAATTTTTTGATGAATCGGAAGAAATAACCCCCGGAGCACAGCCCTTGGCATACCATTGGTGTAGTTCTCCTGGTCAATTTCATTGGTTAAGGGTTTTCCTTGAGATTGCCATTCCCATGAAAATGGGAATTTTTATGATGGAATGCCCAAGAATCCTTTATTTTACATAGACCAAAAAACAGTATGGAACCTTTCTTTACCAAGAAACCTATCCGCTGGGGGATTATAGGTTGTGGCAATGTGACCGAAGTAAAAAGTGGACCACCCTATCAAATGACCCAAGATTTTGAATTGGCCATGGTAATGCGACGGGATGATGGGAAGGCCAAGGATTATGCCATCCGCCATAAGGTGCCCCATTGGACTACGGATGCCGGGGAAGTCATTGAAAACCCTGGGATTGACGCGGTGTATATTGCGACTCCCCCGGACACCCATAAGTTTTATGGCCTGCAAGTGGCAAGGGCAGGGAAACTGTGCTGTATCGAAAAACCGATGTCCCCCTGTTATGCAGATAGCCTGGAAATTTACAATGCTTTTCAGGAAAGGAATATCCTCTTGTTTGTTGCCTACTATCGCAGGTCCCTTCCAAGGTTCCGCAAAATAAAGGAATGGCTGGACTTAGGATTGATAGGCGAAGTACGGCACATCCATTGGGTAAAAACGAGGACCGCAAGTCCCTTAGATCTGAGCGGTGAATACAATTGGCGCACCGATGCCAAAATTGCCCCCGCCGGTTATTTTGATGATTTGGCCAGTCATGGATTGAACCTTTTTACCTATTTACTTGGGGATATTACGGAAGCAAAAGGGATTGCCTCTAATCAGCAGGGATTGTACACGGCTTTTGATGCCATCACGGGAAGTTGGAAACATAAGAACGGGGCAACCGGTTCCGGCAGTTGGAATTTTGGAAGCCACGAGCCCAAAGATCATGTGGAAATCTTGGGTTCCAAAGGGGAGATTCGGTTCTCGGTTTTGGATGAATCCCCGTTGGAATTGATTTACGGCTCAAATAGGGAGTCCGTTTTTATTGAACATCCCAAACATTTACACCAGTATCATGTGGAAAATATGCGCAAGCAATTGTTTGGGGAGGCAAAACATCCTTCTTTGGGCAGTTCAGGCCTGCATACCAGTTGGGTGATGGACAAAATATTGGGAGTGATCTAATTGGAAATAATAACGGAATTGCCGGACAAAACCGCCCGGTAAGGCTTCAGATTGTAAAATCTGCTGCCATCGTCAGGAGGGTTGAGCAATTGTCCAAAGAATAGATTGTATTCAAAATCATCACAGGGGCAACGTACATTTTGGCCTTCCAAGGTCATCGTAGAACAATCACTGGGCGCTTGGTTGGGGCAACTGGCTTCCCATGCCACGAATTGATTGCCAGTTCCGGTTCGCATCACAAATGCACCTCTTATTCCAACGCCGTCGTTACCAACGTAAATAGGATTCCCAATATTGTTAAGGTCAGTATATAAGGGAAGGTTAAGGTTAAGTTCAAACCTAAAATTGGCATCCGGTAGAAAAGGGTTTCTATTGGGACTATCACTTTCGCATGAAAACAGTAAGGGTATGAAAATCAGGTAGAAAAGCTTTTTCACGGCATCTAATTTTAGGTAAAAATCACTAAATTTTGTGTATATTTGCGTTAAATCCTCGCTAAAAGCTGTGCAGGCACGGTGAAAGCAGAGGATTTTTCAATTAAAATAAGGAAGAACCGTGGGGAGAACCCGTCTTTTCCCTAATGGTCTTTTGTGTTAAATATGAATGTTATGTCGAAAGTTTCTTACTATACCGCAGAAGGATTGAAAAAATTGAAGGAGGAATTGGACCAGCTAAGGGATGTGGAGCGCCCCAAGGCTTCGCAGGCAATTGCCGAAGCACGTGATAAGGGGGATTTATCGGAGAATGCCGAATATGATGCCGCTAAGGAGGCCCAGGGGCTTTTGGAAATGAAAATCGCCAAATTGGAAGAGACGGTAGCCAATGCTCGTATCATAGATGAATCCCAATTGGACACTTCCAAAGCATTGGTATTGTCCACGGTTAAAATTCGTAACCAGGCCAATAAAATGGAAATGAAGTATACCTTGGTGGCCGAGAGCGAGGCAGATCTAAAAGCTGGAAAAATATCGGTTACCTCCCCAATCGGCAAAGGACTACTGGGTAAATCCGTAGGTGATATTGCGGAAGTTCAAGTGCCCAACGGAACCCTAAAATTTGAGATTTTGGAAATCAGCCGTACCTGAACCAAAAGGGAAAAGCCCTATCTTTAATCCTGTCCGGGTATGGGCGGGATTTTTTATTTGTACGTTAAACATGGCCAGTATTTTTACTAAAATCATCAATGGGGAAATTCCTTGCTATAAGATTGCGGAAACCGAGGATTTTTTCGCTTTTTTGGACATTAACCCAAATTCCAAAGGCCACACCTTATGTGTCCCCAAAAAGGAAGTGGACAAAATTTTGGACCTGGACGAAGAAACCTATTTGGGATTAATGGCCTTTTCCAGAACGGTGGGTAAGGCCATAGAAGCTTCCATTCCTTGTGAACGGGTGGGAATAACCGTAATTGGATTGGAGGTCCCCCATGTGCATGTGCACTTAATTCCATTGCACACCATGGCAAATGCCACTTTCCAAAGCAAGGTGCAAATGCCTTCCGAGGAATTTGAGGATATTGCCTCCCAAATCCGGGGAAAACTTTAAGGGGTGTTTTCCAAGTAAAAATAAACGCCAATGGCTACGGCCAGGGTAAAAAGAAGTAATAGTAAATAGAACAGGCTTGTGAACCTAACGGACGCCTTATCCGGAGTTACCAGTTTGTTAAAGTATTCAAATACCCTTTCAATGTCCACGGTCCAATTTACGGGATAGATGATCGACTCGCATTTTTTACACTTTATTTCATGGCTTACCTCAGCAGTGGTACGATGAAAAAAGGAATTGAAGGTATGTTTTTGATAAAAGGTAAGCTGTAGTTCCTGATTGTAGCACTCAGGACAATTATTGGTAATGTCCGCTTCTTTTATGACAACCTGCTTTACTTTTGACATACACTAGGCAATGCGAAGGGAAATCTGCATAATGGTACCCTCCTTACTGGACGAAAGTACTTTAATTTTTCCTTTATGGTACTCCTCTATAATTCTTTTAACTAAAGATAGACCAAGTCCCCATCCCCTTTTCTTTGAGGTAACGCCTGGGTTAAAAATATTTTGAAAATCACTTTTTGGGATTCCATGACCGGTATCGGAAATAAGTATGTGTACCTGGTTTCCTGCCTTTTCAATTTGAACGGCAATATTGCCCTTTCCCTTCATTGCATCTATCCCGTTCTTGACCAAGTTTTCAATACTCCAATTGTAAAGCGGGGGATTCAGAAGCACGGGAAGTTCATCTATCTGGGAATTAAAGGAAAAATGAATGAGTTTGGAACTTCGCTTTTTTAGGTAGTCAAAGGCCTTGATGGTTTCCAGGACAATATCATGGATTTCCAGATTTGGAGTGGAACCTATTTTGGAAAACCGTTCCGTAATGGTATGCAATCGGGAAATGTCCTTTTCAATTTCTTTCGTGATTTCCGGATTGATTTGTTCACTTTTCAGCAATTCGTTCCAACCCAATAAGGAAGTTAGGGGAGTGCCAATTTGATGTGCGGTTTCCTTGGCCATACCCGCCCATAGTTTGTTTTGTTCCGAAGCTTTATTCGTCTTGAAGAAAAAGAAGATAACGGTCCCAAATAAACAAATGATCAACAACAGGGCAATGGGATAGTACTTGAGCTTATTCAACACCTCGGAATTTCCATAGTACAGGGTCTGGAGCAAATCCCCGCCTTGAATGATCTCTATTGGCTTGTTTTCCCCCGCGAATTTTTTGATTAGGGACTGGATCTTTAAAGAGTCCTCAGCGATTTCAAGAGGTATGTTGTGTGTTTTTATGGAACCCTCCTCGTTCACCAGGATCATTGGGGTAGAGGTATTGTTGCCCATAATGATCAGGGGCAAATTGCCCAATTCCTGATCAATTGGTGATTGGAGCACTTCAAGCTCCGCAGCGGCCCAATTCTCCATTTTCAGGCGTTCCTCTTCTTTGAATTTTTCAAAAAAGCTGTTGGTGTTCCATAAAATAAGACTTACCACAACAAAGGCAGAAACAAGTAAAAAGATATTGGATGTCCGCTTTTTGGGGTTGAATTTCATACGAATTCCTGTTGGATATAAAGATACTGGAAAAAGGATTCTTTTGTTGAAAAAGGATGGGATACCATAGTTGCGCCGCGCTCCATTTTCCCTATTTTTGGTGAACATAAAATTAATACGCATGGAAATTCAGGGAAGGATAAAATTGATAGATGAAACCAAAACCTATGGCACCAATGGTTTTAGAAAACGCGAACTTGTCGTTACCACTGAGGAGCAATATCCCCAACATATTTTGGTGGAATTTGTTCAGGACAAAACAGATTTATTGAACAGTTATCAAGTAGGACAATTGGTAAAGATCAGTATTAATCTAAGGGGTAGGGAATGGGTCAATCCCCAAGGGGAGACCAAGTATTTCAATTCCATCCAGGGTTGGCGTATTGAAAATATGGAAAACGCCGCACAGAACAACCCGGAAATGCCGCCCGTTCCCCCAATGGAAGCTTTTGAACCTGCAGAGGAATTCTCAGACGACGATCACGACGACCTTCCTTTTTAACCAATGGGCTTTACCAAGCTCATAGAACATACTTTTAGGCGCTTTTTACCTTCTCCATTTACAATTGCAGTGTTGCTTACCGTATTCACCTTGGCCCTGGCCTTGGTTTTTGGTAAAGCACCTGAGGAAGGTAATCATTTGTTTCATGTACTGAGGCTATGGGAACAAGGGATTTGGAACAACGGGCTATTGGTCTTTGCCTATCAGATGATGTTGATTTTGGTTCTTGGGCATGTATTGGTACTGAGCAGGCCCATGGAGCAATTGATCATGCGACTGACGGGATTTGTTAAAAACCCTGCGAACGCAGCCATTTTGGTTGCATTGCCCACGATGCTGGTTTCATTTTTTAATTGGGGTTTGGGATTGATTTTTGGGGCCCTTTTGGCAAGAAAGGTCGGGGAATATGCCCAAGAACGGGATATTCCCATTAACTACCCCCTCATTGGTGCCTGTGGGTACTTGGGATTGCTGGTTTGGCATGGGGGGATCAGTGGTTCTGCACCTTTAAAGGTCTCCGAGAAAGGACATCTGGAAGGGCTGATGAAAAGCTTTCAGAACAATGTATTGGTGCATGGGTTGCCCGAATCCATTTCCACCTTGGAGACGGTTTTTAGTATGGCAAATATGCTCACCTTTATTGTGGTAGTACTGTCAATTTCAGTATTGGTGTATTATTTGGGACGGAGAACAAAGCCTACCGCAATGGATTTACGTCCGTATCAATTTCAGAAGATCCATAAACAAGGACTTTCAGGAGCCGAAAAATTGGAACATTCCAAACTATTGTCCTTAACATTTGGCGCATTGATTTTGGTAGCCTTCCTTGTCCAATATCTCCCCTTTCTAAAAAAAATGAACTTAACCCCCAATTTATTGAACTTTTTCATGTTGGGGCTTGCCATTATACTCCATGGGAGCTTTTCAAGTTTTTTAAGGGCCGTGGAAGAGGCCATAGGTGATGTCTCCGGCATCCTGATACAATTTCCGCTCTATTTTGGCATAATGGGGGTAATGGGGGGCAGCGGAATGATAGGGCTAATTTCGGATTTTTTCGTATCCATCAGCAGCAGTACCACTTTGCCCTTATTTACCTTTTTTAGTGCAGGTTTGGTGAATGTATTCGTTCCCAGTGGTGGAGGTCAGTGGGCCATTCAGGGTCCCTTGGTGCTGGAATCCGCAATGGCTTTGGGGGTTCCCCTGCCCAAAGCGGTGATGGCCTTGGCCTATGGGGACCAGGTAACAAATATGCTTCAACCCTTTTGGGCCTTGCCATTATTGGGCATTACAAAGCTAAAGGCCAAGGAAATTTTACCCTACACCCTGTTGTTTATGTTTTTGGGCGGTACCATCTACATTGTGGGATTATTGTTTTTTTAAGGGAATTTGCAATAATTTTGGATAAAAATTGCACTGTGGAAATGGAAGGTAAAGGCTTGCCACTTTATTTTTTGGATGATCGATTGGAATTCCCTCCCGTGGAGAATGCGAATGCGGATGGGCTATTGGCGGTTGGAGGGGATTTGTCCCCAGAACGGATTTTACTGGCGTACAAAAATGGAATATTCCCTTGGTTTAATGATGATGACCTTATCCTGTGGTGGAGTCCCGATCCCAGGATGGTCCTGTTTCCGGAAAAAGTAAGGATTTCCAAGAGTATGCGGAAGGTAATGCAAAGTGGAACGTTCCGATTGACAAAGAACGAAGCTTTTGATGTGGTATTGGACCATTGCGCCAAACAAAAACGAAAAGGGCAGCAGGGTACCTGGATTACCAAAAATATGCGGGAGGCTTACCTACAACTCCATCAAAAAGGATTTGCAAAATCGTATGAAGTCTGGAGTGATGACGAATTGGTTGGAGGCCTTTATGGCGTTGACCTAGGAGGTGTTTTCTGTGGGGAAAGCATGTTCAGTAAGGTTTCCAATGCCTCAAAATATGCCTTTATAAAATTAGCCCGGGAACTGTCCCAAAAAGGGTATGCCCTAATTGATTGCCAAGTGCATACCAAACATCTCCAAAGCTTGGGGGGAGAAGAAATACCCCGGAAAAAATTTATAGGGATTCTAGAGCGAAACGTTAAAGGTGCTTAAGAAGAAAAGCACATGCTGTAGGTCTTGACTAAAATCCTCCGTTCGGTATTCCACACCAAATTGAAATTTGGAAGTATCACTTACTCTCCACCCTAAATTCAATGTCAAACGGGCGTCATATTGAGGCATGGTTCCGTTGGCTATGCTTAAAAGACTTTCCGCGTTTCCAACAAAATAGGGCTCTCCCACATCCAGCTTTTCACCTTGTAAGGGAAAGTCGAGGCTGAAACGGTAGCGAAACCGATGTGTGGTCCGGGCACTTGTTATTCGTTGCTCTGTTCGCCATCGCTGCCCATACCGGATTACAAACGGTTTGGAGGTAATATTGTACTGCTGTGTAAGTCTGAGTTCATTGGTTCCGTCGTCAAACCCTTCTCGAAACCTATATAGGACTCCAAAGGCAATACTTTGGTTATCCTGAAGTTGCAGATTGGAAAAATGGACCAAGTCCAAATGCCGTACATTAAGTTGTAACTCCTCCTCCTCAAAAATATAGTTACGGTTCTGAAGGGAAAAATTATGGGAATACGTCTCCGTAACCCCATAGTTAATGGCCAGCGAAGGTTGCCAATAGGCAGTTAGGTTTTCTTGGGAGTGTCCTAAAAAAACAATGAAAAGGAAGGGCAGGGATAACCACAACGGTCTACTGGAACAGCACATGGTCGTATTTGGTTTTTACCGCTTTTCGGGTCAAAAGATGTTCACCATTGGCATCAAAGGTCAATTCAAATTCCCCGTACCCATTTTCATCTTTTGTGGCAATGATCAATTCATACTTGAGTTTTGGGAGGATTCGATTTTGAAAGGCCTCTTTTAAAGTTTGTGCTGCATCACCGGTATTTACATATTGCCGTTGTATCTTTTTAATGCGATATTTTTTATGATTCGACTGTAAATATGTGGTCATATTGTCAAAGGCTGCATTGGGAATGTCCGTTTGTTTTATAAGGAGTTCCACATCTTCCAATGCTCCTTTTTCGTCAAATTCGATACTGTAGTGAAGCTTGTCTTTTTTGAACTTTACTTCATACGATGATTTTTCACCGTCTCGTTCCTTGTAGTAACGCAATCGTTTTGTGTTCTCCAAGTAATTGGACAATAAAGCCAAAACCCCGTTGGGGAGTTCCTTTTTGTCTATTCTAAATTCCTGTTCCTGCTTTTTTTGGCCAAAAGACGCAACGCAAAAGAAGAGGAGGATAACCAAGGTTGGGGATTTTAGTAACATGCTTCCTTATACTGCAGTTTTTTAACAATTGGATTTTTTTAAAATCTTGGTCTGCCAGGGTCCAAGATGGAAGGGTCTTTTCAAATTCTCCAAAAGATTGGTCTTGCACAGTTCAAACTGTTCCTCCCTCAAATCGGTGATAAACTCTTCTGGTCCATCACCCATATTATGGAGTATAAGGAATTCGGAATCCAAATCCCACCTTCTATACACAAATAATTGTGGATGTTCTTCCTGTATACATTCATAATCCCCGTAAACCAATACCGGGTTTTCCTTTCGGAATGCAATCATCTCCCGATAATGGTTAAGGATGGAGTTTTCATTTTTTTCTTGCTCCGCTACGTTTATGGAACCATGGTTGGGATTTACGGCCAACCACAGGTCCCCGGTACTGAATCCAGCATTTTTGCCGGAATCCCATTGCATGGGTGAGCGGGCATTATCACGGCTTTGGGCATGTACCACCTTTAAGAACCCTTGCATATCCTTTCCCTTATCTTCCATCTCCTTCCACGCATTGAGTGTCTCTACGTCATTATAATGTGAAATGCTTGGGTAGGCCACATTGGTCATTCCAATCTCATCCCCTTGATAAAGATACACCGTTCCTCTTAGGGTCAATAATAGTGTGGCCAGGAGTTTAGCGGAAACTTCATGGTACTTGCCATCATTTCCAAAACGGGACAGCATTCTGGAAAAATCGTGGTTGCCCAAAAAAATACTACCCCATCCCTTGTTTTTTAAAGCGTTGTCCCAATCGGAAAATACTTTTTTGAATTTGGGGAGCCCAAAAGGTTGCGGATCGTACTTTCCCCCTTCACCGCAATCAATGTACATATGGTCAAAATGGAAGACCATATGCAACTCCCTTCTTTTTTCATCAACATAGTGGGGAGCATTTTTCAGGTTTATACCCGGACCTTCCCCAACGGTCATGATATCATAATTGGAAAGTACTTCGTTGTTCATCTCATGCAAGTAGTCATGTATTTTTGGTCCATTGGCATATTGATTGACAATGGTGTCCTGGAATTTAACGTAGGATGTATCCTGGAAGGTTTCTGGCTTTGAAATCAGGGAAATGACATCCATCCGGAAACCATCCACTCCCTTTTTGAACCAAAATTCGATAACATCAAAGATTTCCCGTCTGACTTTGGGATTTTCCCAATTCAAATCCGGTTGTTTTTTCGTGAAATAGTGCAGATAATATTGATTGGTGGCATTGTCATACTGCCAGGCACTTCCACTAAAAAAGGACATCCAATTGTTGGGCGGCCCTCCATTTTTGCCTTCATGCCAAATGTAATAGTCACGATACGGATTGTCCTTGGATTTTTTGGATTCCCTAAACCAAAAATGTTCATCGGAGGTGTGGTTGGCCACCAAATCCATGACCAACTTTAATCCCTTTTGGTGCGTTTGCTCCAATAAGCTGTCAAAAGCGGATTGTCCTCCAAAATCTTCGGAAATTCTACGATAATCACTGATGTCGTACCCATTATCATCGTTGGGGGACTCATATACCGGGCAAAGCCATATCACATCCACCCCAAGTGATTTGATATAATCCAGTTTGTCCACAATTCCAGGAATATCCCCCACCCCATTGCCAGAAGTATCCTTAAATGAGCGTGGATAAATTTGATACACCACACTCTCCTTCCACCAGGTTCTCTCCATAAAAAATCCGCTTTGTTAAGTGAAAATGAAATAGGTGCTTACGACCAATAGGGTGATAAAAGCCCCAATGGCAAAAGCATACTTCCAAGGGGTGATCTCTATGGCGTCGGTGTCCTTTTCCAAGGTAAATACCTTTTTGGGCCGTAACCAACCAAAAAGAAGCATGACCAGGATGTTAAAGGCAAATAGGATTCCCATTACATGCAGGTAATGAGGGTATGCTTCCGCTTTTATGACACTTAGTTGGGCCACATCCGTAATGCCCTGGGCCTGTGCGGTAGTAAGGGCGCTTTCCCTAAAATAGGGTTCGAGGAAAAGAAGGCTGATCAAGTACAGGACAACCCCTCCGATCATCACTACCTTGGCTCCCAAAGCGGGAACTTTTTTTGTCATTATGCCGGTCATTACCACTGCAAGAATGGGAACGCTTAGACTCCCTAAAGACTGTT
The sequence above is a segment of the Muricauda sp. SCSIO 64092 genome. Coding sequences within it:
- a CDS encoding 2OG-Fe(II) oxygenase family protein, whose product is MLDQVKLEIDEYGLVRTNIPVFSDIELRAALVTFVKRTWDYRKTYLQKELKVAFDGYSYLGQEDSLNQYSFDQLHSFVISDLLPYSSFPKEFHTFLLQEWEPMVQFLTGLQELLLRKFNIEHLKGELRNNMGYMASCNYYPSLSDKKIKGQRLSTHRDVSFFTVFPFGLDRGLVMQKDGQKQNVGVMERVFAFPGYMAEVMTEGKIKALDHYVEESKRPNKERFSFAFFSIPRPEAVINFPKGEMDGKDYYKQYLSLF
- the pnuC gene encoding nicotinamide riboside transporter PnuC, which gives rise to MGRTITSNTFHFFNHTFILDLGIEIASIALALTYLFFLMRQNKICWFFGIASSLLGIVLFYKTALYSEALLYVYYVIIGIYGYILWSKKRDREALSVTWLKSRPLLIFLGLSIIGGLVLGFWFKNYTNADLPYFDAFTTSFSFMASYLEAKKYINAWVFWIFINGANIALYGTKLLYGYAILAFIYFVFSVIGYVQWKKSYQLKFH
- a CDS encoding Gfo/Idh/MocA family protein: MEPFFTKKPIRWGIIGCGNVTEVKSGPPYQMTQDFELAMVMRRDDGKAKDYAIRHKVPHWTTDAGEVIENPGIDAVYIATPPDTHKFYGLQVARAGKLCCIEKPMSPCYADSLEIYNAFQERNILLFVAYYRRSLPRFRKIKEWLDLGLIGEVRHIHWVKTRTASPLDLSGEYNWRTDAKIAPAGYFDDLASHGLNLFTYLLGDITEAKGIASNQQGLYTAFDAITGSWKHKNGATGSGSWNFGSHEPKDHVEILGSKGEIRFSVLDESPLELIYGSNRESVFIEHPKHLHQYHVENMRKQLFGEAKHPSLGSSGLHTSWVMDKILGVI
- a CDS encoding Rieske (2Fe-2S) protein, whose amino-acid sequence is MKKLFYLIFIPLLFSCESDSPNRNPFLPDANFRFELNLNLPLYTDLNNIGNPIYVGNDGVGIRGAFVMRTGTGNQFVAWEASCPNQAPSDCSTMTLEGQNVRCPCDDFEYNLFFGQLLNPPDDGSRFYNLKPYRAVLSGNSVIISN
- the greA gene encoding transcription elongation factor GreA, producing the protein MSKVSYYTAEGLKKLKEELDQLRDVERPKASQAIAEARDKGDLSENAEYDAAKEAQGLLEMKIAKLEETVANARIIDESQLDTSKALVLSTVKIRNQANKMEMKYTLVAESEADLKAGKISVTSPIGKGLLGKSVGDIAEVQVPNGTLKFEILEISRT
- a CDS encoding HIT family protein, translated to MASIFTKIINGEIPCYKIAETEDFFAFLDINPNSKGHTLCVPKKEVDKILDLDEETYLGLMAFSRTVGKAIEASIPCERVGITVIGLEVPHVHVHLIPLHTMANATFQSKVQMPSEEFEDIASQIRGKL
- a CDS encoding sensor histidine kinase, giving the protein MKFNPKKRTSNIFLLVSAFVVVSLILWNTNSFFEKFKEEERLKMENWAAAELEVLQSPIDQELGNLPLIIMGNNTSTPMILVNEEGSIKTHNIPLEIAEDSLKIQSLIKKFAGENKPIEIIQGGDLLQTLYYGNSEVLNKLKYYPIALLLIICLFGTVIFFFFKTNKASEQNKLWAGMAKETAHQIGTPLTSLLGWNELLKSEQINPEITKEIEKDISRLHTITERFSKIGSTPNLEIHDIVLETIKAFDYLKKRSSKLIHFSFNSQIDELPVLLNPPLYNWSIENLVKNGIDAMKGKGNIAVQIEKAGNQVHILISDTGHGIPKSDFQNIFNPGVTSKKRGWGLGLSLVKRIIEEYHKGKIKVLSSSKEGTIMQISLRIA
- a CDS encoding DUF3127 domain-containing protein is translated as MEIQGRIKLIDETKTYGTNGFRKRELVVTTEEQYPQHILVEFVQDKTDLLNSYQVGQLVKISINLRGREWVNPQGETKYFNSIQGWRIENMENAAQNNPEMPPVPPMEAFEPAEEFSDDDHDDLPF
- a CDS encoding short-chain fatty acid transporter, coding for MGFTKLIEHTFRRFLPSPFTIAVLLTVFTLALALVFGKAPEEGNHLFHVLRLWEQGIWNNGLLVFAYQMMLILVLGHVLVLSRPMEQLIMRLTGFVKNPANAAILVALPTMLVSFFNWGLGLIFGALLARKVGEYAQERDIPINYPLIGACGYLGLLVWHGGISGSAPLKVSEKGHLEGLMKSFQNNVLVHGLPESISTLETVFSMANMLTFIVVVLSISVLVYYLGRRTKPTAMDLRPYQFQKIHKQGLSGAEKLEHSKLLSLTFGALILVAFLVQYLPFLKKMNLTPNLLNFFMLGLAIILHGSFSSFLRAVEEAIGDVSGILIQFPLYFGIMGVMGGSGMIGLISDFFVSISSSTTLPLFTFFSAGLVNVFVPSGGGQWAIQGPLVLESAMALGVPLPKAVMALAYGDQVTNMLQPFWALPLLGITKLKAKEILPYTLLFMFLGGTIYIVGLLFF
- the aat gene encoding leucyl/phenylalanyl-tRNA--protein transferase; its protein translation is MEGKGLPLYFLDDRLEFPPVENANADGLLAVGGDLSPERILLAYKNGIFPWFNDDDLILWWSPDPRMVLFPEKVRISKSMRKVMQSGTFRLTKNEAFDVVLDHCAKQKRKGQQGTWITKNMREAYLQLHQKGFAKSYEVWSDDELVGGLYGVDLGGVFCGESMFSKVSNASKYAFIKLARELSQKGYALIDCQVHTKHLQSLGGEEIPRKKFIGILERNVKGA
- a CDS encoding DUF2490 domain-containing protein codes for the protein MCCSSRPLWLSLPFLFIVFLGHSQENLTAYWQPSLAINYGVTETYSHNFSLQNRNYIFEEEELQLNVRHLDLVHFSNLQLQDNQSIAFGVLYRFREGFDDGTNELRLTQQYNITSKPFVIRYGQRWRTEQRITSARTTHRFRYRFSLDFPLQGEKLDVGEPYFVGNAESLLSIANGTMPQYDARLTLNLGWRVSDTSKFQFGVEYRTEDFSQDLQHVLFFLSTFNVSL